The following are encoded in a window of Mycobacterium decipiens genomic DNA:
- a CDS encoding amidohydrolase, with the protein MADSDPVAEIVMTGTALTVDDARPTAEAIAVADGRIIAVGDWSDVAGLVGADTRVIDLGAGCVMPGFVEAHGHPLLEAVVLSDRIVDIRPVTMRDPDDVVAAIRREVEGRGPAGAYLVGWDPLLQSGLVEPTLTWLDGIAPDGPLVIVHNSGHKAYFNSHAARLNGLTRDTPDPKGAKYGRDANGDLDGSAEEAGAILPMLAGVADPANFGAMLRAECARLNRAGLTTCSEMAFDPGARPLVERLRDELTVRLYTYEISNAQLSTDATPGAGDDMLRQVGIKIWVDGSPWIGNIDLTFPYLDTPATRAVGIPPGSCGCANYTREQLAEIVGAYFPRGWQIACHVHGDRGVDTILDVYEEALRRNPRDDHRLRLEHVGAIRPDQLRRAADLGVTCSIFVDQIHYWGDVIVDGLFGPERGSRWMPAGSAVAAGLRISLHNDPPVTPEEPLRNISVAATRVAPSGRVLAPEERLTVEQAIRAQTIDAAWQLFADDVIGSLQVGKYADLVVLSADPRTVPPEQIADLAVRATFLAGRQVYRR; encoded by the coding sequence ATGGCCGATTCAGACCCCGTAGCTGAAATAGTCATGACCGGAACCGCGCTCACCGTTGACGACGCGCGGCCAACGGCCGAAGCGATTGCCGTCGCCGACGGCCGGATCATCGCCGTTGGCGACTGGTCCGATGTTGCCGGCCTGGTCGGCGCCGATACCCGGGTCATCGATTTGGGCGCCGGTTGTGTCATGCCGGGATTCGTTGAGGCACATGGCCATCCGCTGTTGGAGGCGGTCGTGCTCTCGGACCGGATCGTCGACATCCGTCCGGTGACAATGCGCGACCCGGACGACGTGGTTGCCGCGATCCGCCGCGAGGTCGAGGGGCGCGGACCGGCCGGTGCCTACCTCGTCGGCTGGGATCCGCTGCTGCAGTCCGGGCTTGTCGAGCCGACACTGACCTGGCTCGACGGCATCGCGCCGGACGGACCGTTGGTGATCGTCCACAACTCCGGACACAAGGCCTACTTCAACTCGCACGCCGCCAGGCTCAATGGCCTAACCCGGGACACCCCGGATCCCAAGGGCGCGAAGTACGGCCGCGACGCCAATGGTGACCTCGACGGCAGCGCCGAGGAAGCCGGCGCGATTCTGCCGATGCTGGCCGGGGTAGCCGACCCCGCCAACTTCGGCGCCATGCTGCGCGCCGAGTGCGCCCGGCTCAACCGGGCCGGGCTGACCACCTGCTCGGAGATGGCTTTTGACCCGGGGGCCAGGCCGTTGGTCGAGCGGCTGCGCGACGAGCTGACGGTCCGGCTGTACACCTACGAGATCTCAAATGCGCAGCTGTCCACCGACGCGACACCCGGTGCTGGCGACGACATGTTGCGCCAGGTGGGCATCAAGATCTGGGTGGACGGCTCACCCTGGATCGGCAATATCGATCTGACCTTTCCCTACCTGGACACCCCGGCCACCCGCGCCGTCGGTATCCCGCCCGGCTCCTGCGGGTGCGCCAACTACACCCGTGAACAGCTGGCTGAAATCGTCGGGGCCTACTTCCCGCGAGGCTGGCAGATCGCCTGTCACGTGCATGGTGACCGCGGCGTGGACACCATCCTCGACGTCTACGAGGAGGCGCTGCGTCGCAATCCTCGTGACGATCACCGGCTACGGCTCGAACACGTGGGGGCCATCCGGCCCGACCAACTCCGGCGGGCCGCCGACCTCGGCGTCACCTGCAGCATCTTCGTCGACCAGATCCACTACTGGGGCGATGTGATCGTCGACGGTCTGTTCGGTCCAGAGCGCGGGTCGCGTTGGATGCCGGCTGGGTCGGCGGTGGCCGCTGGCCTCCGCATCTCGTTGCACAACGACCCACCGGTCACCCCGGAGGAGCCGTTGCGCAACATCAGCGTGGCCGCGACCCGGGTGGCACCGAGCGGCCGGGTGCTCGCCCCGGAGGAGCGCCTGACGGTCGAGCAGGCGATTCGCGCGCAGACCATAGACGCCGCCTGGCAGCTGTTCGCCGACGACGTGATCGGCTCGCTTCAGGTCGGCAAGTACGCGGACCTGGTGGTGCTGTCCGCGGATCCCCGGACGGTGCCGCCGGAGCAGATCGCCGATCTGGCGGTGCGGGCGACCTTTCTGGCCGGCCGCCAGGTTTACCGGCGGTGA